A section of the Vespa velutina chromosome 6, iVesVel2.1, whole genome shotgun sequence genome encodes:
- the LOC124949982 gene encoding dynactin subunit 1 isoform X5: protein MSYKVGQRVEISGKDCQGVIAYIGYPTFASGKWIGVILDEPKGKNNGTVKGQQYFKCPDNHGMFVRQGQIILLDESGNRTDLASPSSAGSSATTPDEGSAVRARSRLNSMSMRRRNEPTAKTQFNTLCTENVPGSLHERKDGGETLIPAPTTTKRASFIEKSPSTSSPSGKKPKAQDDHNNTGFVETLKPQFVPGQVMAGSAATSNLVEEKLTHLQLMQENENLKAQVRDLNEKVETLRVKRIQDKEKMKDFEKTKLQLEQLLEFKVKVMESQASLQRDLQRAKQEAREAQAAREQYQDEMADLAETVEMATLDKEMAEEKAETLQIELEQLKEKLEEQTLDLEILRNEMSERASGGGGGSTTSVSSYEVKQLEQQNSRLRETLVRMRDLSAHEKHEFQKLQKDLDQKKSEILELGRTKEKLSARVEEMEHQIADLQEQVDAALGAEEMVEVLGEKKMALEQKVTELEEAVADLEALQDMSDQLAESSKELELELREELDLALGSARDAHRHRDAALETLADRELTITKFRELTYQLQEQCLQLQQRVQTTESTKSITRGAEQQLAEILDFQKTFAETRAQTKAVDLEIRRLDAEEAQSHVRYLLSFMSPAFLARGGDHDAILTLLLIPRMIRKTEILISQVRDKYNTTDKIDRVSIVKGHSVEQYAFRSRLCACMYALQTTLGCFESALNVCNPEALLKVGAAFPEMVAQEKSVDSLIELAKRDQLDENLSVDAVEKCCEYFSTMFSILFGGSASINQARLIVNGTRSLGSACDAIATDAAAIKVLIQGDTGDIGLLCQYAETTCEVIQQHLKSARRRVPRDHTGSLISANLGLDEDYSNQLFVCYQASVKIMKTLQILLKSALQAIVANGDLDTGLAADKLKDIAAIASEKVYDTEDIGPVATIKSSLTIMQQFAANLAQKMTECENDLAMTGPISHQQETNETIAPIILMAQIARKEAEETKILSRKLEARDSDIREARIALREKQEELSEMTLRKELAEKKFTTQQHEHELNVEKLTRKLEEAQNQLKRKEKEFEETMDHLQTDIDSLETERGQLKEKLKSFGKKTMISTSGGDISVGNSSFIAAGIQTASDKLLMQEVTLLKEALNNEHLQKRKLLSDSLRIKLENLKPLTCMKNPETTDANINELEKKTNNLLKDIHNVITFPTVPDLTRNKASSTKTPVLEKSKPIYQLLQRQILIKQYKEKADRLAGEIREEAVKRNVGGRAEAHFAVFPNREMTTAMQENQILAAQISIPYSGPEKTHTIVVGKNELRQVHTLLCY, encoded by the exons TAAAACACAGTTCAATACCTTATGCACTGAAAATGTGCCGGGATCTCTGCATGAACGTAAAGATGGTGGTGAAACACTAATACCAGCTCCCACAACAACTAAACGAGCATCATTCATTGAG AAGTCCCCTAGCACGAGCTCACCTTCCGGCAAAAAGCCAAAGGCCCAAGATGATCacaataat aCAGGCTTTGTTGAAACTCTGAAACCACAATTTGTTCCTGGCCAAGTAATGGCTGGTTCAGCTGCAACCTCTAATTTAGTGGAGGAAAAATTAACACATTTACAACTTATGCaagaaaatgagaatttaAAGGCTcag GTACGtgatttgaatgaaaaagtaGAAACATTAAGAGTGAAGCGGATacaggataaagaaaaaatgaaagattttgaaaaaacCAAACTTCAACTTGAACAACTTCTTGAATTTAAAGTGAAAGTTATGGAAAGCCAA GCCAGTCTTCAAAGAGATCTTCAGCGAGCAAAACAAGAAGCTAGAGAGGCACAAGCAGCCAGAGAACAATACCAAGATGAAATGGCGGATCTTGCAGAAACGGTCGAAATGGCAACGTTAGATAAGGAAATGGCAGAAGAAAAAGCTGAAACACTTCAAATAGAATTGGaacaattgaaagaaaaactagAAGAACAAACACTTGATTTGGAAATTCTTCGTAATGAAATGTCAGAAAgg GCatcaggaggaggaggaggatcaACTACAAGTGTATCAAGTTATGAGGTAAAACAGTTAGAACAACAGAATAGTAGATTACGTGAAACACTGGTAAGAATGCGTGATCTCTCAGCACATGAGAAACATGAATTTCAAAAGCTTCAAAAAGATTTGGATCAAAAGAAATCAGAGATCTTGGAATTAGGACGtactaaagaaaaattgtctgCGCGTGTTGAAGAAATGGAACATCAGATAGCAGACTTGCAAGAGCAA GTTGATGCAGCATTAGGTGCTGAAGAAATGGTAGAAGTATTaggtgaaaagaaaatggctTTAGAACAAAAAGTTACAGAACTTGAAGAAGCTGTCGCAGATTTGGAAGCTTTACAG GATATGTCTGATCAACTTGCTGAATCTTCCAAAGAgttagaattagaattaaGAGAGGAATTGGATCTTGCTCTTGGATCAGCTCGTGATGCTCATCGACATCGTGATGCAGCTTTAGAAACATTAGCAGATCGTGAACTCACTATAACAAAGTTTCGAGAGCTTACGTATCAATTACAAGAGCAATGTTTGCAATTGCAACAACGAGTACAGACGACAGAATCTACTAAATCTATTACGCGAG GTGCAGAACAGCAGCTAGCCGAAATATTAGATTTCCAAAAAACTTTTGCAGAAACTCGAGCGCAAACCAAAGCGGTCGACCTCGAAATACGACGATTAGATGCTGAAGAAGCTCAAAGTCATGTGCGTTACTTACTTTCATTCATGTCTCCTGCATTTTTAGCACGCGGTGGGGATCACGATGCAATCTTAACTCTTTTACTTATCCCACGGATGATACGTAAAACAGAGATACTGATTTCACAAGTTAGAGATAAATACAATACGACTGATAAAATTGACAG agTAAGCATAGTAAAAGGTCATTCTGTGGAACAATATGCTTTTCGTTCACGTCTTTGTGCGTGCATGTATGCATTACAAACTACTCTCGGATGTTTCGAATCTGCCCTAAATGTTTGCAATCCAGAAGCACTACTTAAAGTAGGAGCTGCATTCCCGGAAATGGTAGCGCAAGAAAAATCAGTGGATTCGTTAATTGAATTAGCCAAAAGAGACCAGCTAGATGAAAATCTTTCGGTGGATGCCGTTGAAAAATGTTGCGAGTATTTCTCTACAatgttttcgatattatttggAGGAAGTGCATCTATTAATCAAGCTCGCCTAATCGTTAATGGAACTAGAAGTTTAGGTAGTGCTTGTGATGCCATTGCAACTGATGCTGCAGCTATAAAAGTTCTCATTCAAGGAGATACTGGCGATATAG GACTTCTTTGTCAATATGCTGAAACAACTTGTGAAGTAATACAGCAGCACTTAAAGTCAGCTAGAAGACGTGTTCCTCGAGATCATACCGGAAGCTTAATAAGCGCAAACCTAGGATTAGATGAAGATTATAGCAATCAATTATTTGTATGTTATCAAGCTTctgtaaaaattatgaaaacatTACAAATTTTACTAAAAAGTGCATTGCAAGCTATTGTTGCAAATGGAG atttagaTACAGGTCTTGCAGccgataaattaaaagatatagcTGCTATAGCTAGTGAGAAAGTCTATGATACTGAAGATATAGGGCCAGTGGCAACAATAAAATCTAGTTTAACAATTATGCAACAATTTGCAGCTAATTTAGCACAAAAAATGACAGAATGTGAAAATGATTTAGCAATGACAGGGCCTATTTCACATCAACaagaaacaaatgaaacaATAGCACCAATAATCTTAATGGCTCAAATAGCAAGAAAGGAAGCAGAAGAGACCAAAATACTTAGCAG AAAACTCGAAGCACGAGATAGCGATATACGTGAAGCAAGAATAGCattaagagagaaacaagaagaatTATCCGAAATGACTTTGAGAAAAGAATTAGCGGAGAAGAAATTTACAACGCAACAGCATGAACACGAATTaaatgttgaaaaattaaCAAGAAAGTTAGAAGAAGCTCAAAATCAACTTAAACGGAAG GAGAAAGAATTCGAAGAAACAATGGATCATCTTCAAACAGATATTGATAGTTTGGAGACCGAAAGAGgacaattaaaagaaaaattaaaatcatttggaAAAAAGACGATGATATCAACATCTGGGGGAGATATTTCAGTAGGAAATTCCTCGTTTATAGCTGCAGGCATTCAAACTGCAAGTGATAAATTGTTGATGCAAGAAGTAACATTACTCAAAGAAGCTCTAAATAATGAGCATCtgcaaaaaaggaaattattgtCTGATTCATTACGTATAAAACTGGAAAATTTAAAACCGTTGACATGTATGAAAAATCCGGAAACTACAGATGcaaatatcaatgaattagaaaagaaaaccaatAATCTTCTAAAA gATATCCATAATGTAATAACGTTCCCCACCGTACCTGACTTGACACGTAATAAAGCGTCTTCAACAAAAACGCCAGTACTCGAAAAATCAAAAcctatatatcaattattacaaCGACAAATATTGATTAAACAATACAAAGAAAAGGCTGATAGATTGGCA GGGGAAATACGTGAGGAAGCGGTTAAACGTAATGTTGGAGGAAGAGCAGAAGCTCATTTTGCTGTATTTCCAAATCGAGAAATGACAACAGCAATGCAAGAAAATCAGATACTTGCAGCGCAGATAAGTATTCCCTATAGTGGTCCAGAAAAAACACATACTATAGTTGTAGGAAAAAATGAACTTCGACAAGTTCACACTCTtttatgttattaa
- the LOC124949982 gene encoding dynactin subunit 1 isoform X4, with product MSYKVGQRVEISGKDCQGVIAYIGYPTFASGKWIGVILDEPKGKNNGTVKGQQYFKCPDNHGMFVRQGQIILLDESGNRTDLASPSSAGSSATTPDEGSAVRARSRLNSMSMRRRNEPTAVRRKTSPAQINRQQSDRLSGSRLSLVGSKTQFNTLCTENVPGSLHERKDGGETLIPAPTTTKRASFIETGFVETLKPQFVPGQVMAGSAATSNLVEEKLTHLQLMQENENLKAQVRDLNEKVETLRVKRIQDKEKMKDFEKTKLQLEQLLEFKVKVMESQASLQRDLQRAKQEAREAQAAREQYQDEMADLAETVEMATLDKEMAEEKAETLQIELEQLKEKLEEQTLDLEILRNEMSERASGGGGGSTTSVSSYEVKQLEQQNSRLRETLVRMRDLSAHEKHEFQKLQKDLDQKKSEILELGRTKEKLSARVEEMEHQIADLQEQVDAALGAEEMVEVLGEKKMALEQKVTELEEAVADLEALQDMSDQLAESSKELELELREELDLALGSARDAHRHRDAALETLADRELTITKFRELTYQLQEQCLQLQQRVQTTESTKSITRGAEQQLAEILDFQKTFAETRAQTKAVDLEIRRLDAEEAQSHVRYLLSFMSPAFLARGGDHDAILTLLLIPRMIRKTEILISQVRDKYNTTDKIDRVSIVKGHSVEQYAFRSRLCACMYALQTTLGCFESALNVCNPEALLKVGAAFPEMVAQEKSVDSLIELAKRDQLDENLSVDAVEKCCEYFSTMFSILFGGSASINQARLIVNGTRSLGSACDAIATDAAAIKVLIQGDTGDIGLLCQYAETTCEVIQQHLKSARRRVPRDHTGSLISANLGLDEDYSNQLFVCYQASVKIMKTLQILLKSALQAIVANGDLDTGLAADKLKDIAAIASEKVYDTEDIGPVATIKSSLTIMQQFAANLAQKMTECENDLAMTGPISHQQETNETIAPIILMAQIARKEAEETKILSRKLEARDSDIREARIALREKQEELSEMTLRKELAEKKFTTQQHEHELNVEKLTRKLEEAQNQLKRKEKEFEETMDHLQTDIDSLETERGQLKEKLKSFGKKTMISTSGGDISVGNSSFIAAGIQTASDKLLMQEVTLLKEALNNEHLQKRKLLSDSLRIKLENLKPLTCMKNPETTDANINELEKKTNNLLKDIHNVITFPTVPDLTRNKASSTKTPVLEKSKPIYQLLQRQILIKQYKEKADRLAGEIREEAVKRNVGGRAEAHFAVFPNREMTTAMQENQILAAQISIPYSGPEKTHTIVVGKNELRQVHTLLCY from the exons AGTACGGAGAAAAACATCTCCAGCACAGATTAACCGACAACAGAGTGACAGACTTTCGGG TTCTCGATTATCTTTGGTTGGCAGTAAAACACAGTTCAATACCTTATGCACTGAAAATGTGCCGGGATCTCTGCATGAACGTAAAGATGGTGGTGAAACACTAATACCAGCTCCCACAACAACTAAACGAGCATCATTCATTGAG aCAGGCTTTGTTGAAACTCTGAAACCACAATTTGTTCCTGGCCAAGTAATGGCTGGTTCAGCTGCAACCTCTAATTTAGTGGAGGAAAAATTAACACATTTACAACTTATGCaagaaaatgagaatttaAAGGCTcag GTACGtgatttgaatgaaaaagtaGAAACATTAAGAGTGAAGCGGATacaggataaagaaaaaatgaaagattttgaaaaaacCAAACTTCAACTTGAACAACTTCTTGAATTTAAAGTGAAAGTTATGGAAAGCCAA GCCAGTCTTCAAAGAGATCTTCAGCGAGCAAAACAAGAAGCTAGAGAGGCACAAGCAGCCAGAGAACAATACCAAGATGAAATGGCGGATCTTGCAGAAACGGTCGAAATGGCAACGTTAGATAAGGAAATGGCAGAAGAAAAAGCTGAAACACTTCAAATAGAATTGGaacaattgaaagaaaaactagAAGAACAAACACTTGATTTGGAAATTCTTCGTAATGAAATGTCAGAAAgg GCatcaggaggaggaggaggatcaACTACAAGTGTATCAAGTTATGAGGTAAAACAGTTAGAACAACAGAATAGTAGATTACGTGAAACACTGGTAAGAATGCGTGATCTCTCAGCACATGAGAAACATGAATTTCAAAAGCTTCAAAAAGATTTGGATCAAAAGAAATCAGAGATCTTGGAATTAGGACGtactaaagaaaaattgtctgCGCGTGTTGAAGAAATGGAACATCAGATAGCAGACTTGCAAGAGCAA GTTGATGCAGCATTAGGTGCTGAAGAAATGGTAGAAGTATTaggtgaaaagaaaatggctTTAGAACAAAAAGTTACAGAACTTGAAGAAGCTGTCGCAGATTTGGAAGCTTTACAG GATATGTCTGATCAACTTGCTGAATCTTCCAAAGAgttagaattagaattaaGAGAGGAATTGGATCTTGCTCTTGGATCAGCTCGTGATGCTCATCGACATCGTGATGCAGCTTTAGAAACATTAGCAGATCGTGAACTCACTATAACAAAGTTTCGAGAGCTTACGTATCAATTACAAGAGCAATGTTTGCAATTGCAACAACGAGTACAGACGACAGAATCTACTAAATCTATTACGCGAG GTGCAGAACAGCAGCTAGCCGAAATATTAGATTTCCAAAAAACTTTTGCAGAAACTCGAGCGCAAACCAAAGCGGTCGACCTCGAAATACGACGATTAGATGCTGAAGAAGCTCAAAGTCATGTGCGTTACTTACTTTCATTCATGTCTCCTGCATTTTTAGCACGCGGTGGGGATCACGATGCAATCTTAACTCTTTTACTTATCCCACGGATGATACGTAAAACAGAGATACTGATTTCACAAGTTAGAGATAAATACAATACGACTGATAAAATTGACAG agTAAGCATAGTAAAAGGTCATTCTGTGGAACAATATGCTTTTCGTTCACGTCTTTGTGCGTGCATGTATGCATTACAAACTACTCTCGGATGTTTCGAATCTGCCCTAAATGTTTGCAATCCAGAAGCACTACTTAAAGTAGGAGCTGCATTCCCGGAAATGGTAGCGCAAGAAAAATCAGTGGATTCGTTAATTGAATTAGCCAAAAGAGACCAGCTAGATGAAAATCTTTCGGTGGATGCCGTTGAAAAATGTTGCGAGTATTTCTCTACAatgttttcgatattatttggAGGAAGTGCATCTATTAATCAAGCTCGCCTAATCGTTAATGGAACTAGAAGTTTAGGTAGTGCTTGTGATGCCATTGCAACTGATGCTGCAGCTATAAAAGTTCTCATTCAAGGAGATACTGGCGATATAG GACTTCTTTGTCAATATGCTGAAACAACTTGTGAAGTAATACAGCAGCACTTAAAGTCAGCTAGAAGACGTGTTCCTCGAGATCATACCGGAAGCTTAATAAGCGCAAACCTAGGATTAGATGAAGATTATAGCAATCAATTATTTGTATGTTATCAAGCTTctgtaaaaattatgaaaacatTACAAATTTTACTAAAAAGTGCATTGCAAGCTATTGTTGCAAATGGAG atttagaTACAGGTCTTGCAGccgataaattaaaagatatagcTGCTATAGCTAGTGAGAAAGTCTATGATACTGAAGATATAGGGCCAGTGGCAACAATAAAATCTAGTTTAACAATTATGCAACAATTTGCAGCTAATTTAGCACAAAAAATGACAGAATGTGAAAATGATTTAGCAATGACAGGGCCTATTTCACATCAACaagaaacaaatgaaacaATAGCACCAATAATCTTAATGGCTCAAATAGCAAGAAAGGAAGCAGAAGAGACCAAAATACTTAGCAG AAAACTCGAAGCACGAGATAGCGATATACGTGAAGCAAGAATAGCattaagagagaaacaagaagaatTATCCGAAATGACTTTGAGAAAAGAATTAGCGGAGAAGAAATTTACAACGCAACAGCATGAACACGAATTaaatgttgaaaaattaaCAAGAAAGTTAGAAGAAGCTCAAAATCAACTTAAACGGAAG GAGAAAGAATTCGAAGAAACAATGGATCATCTTCAAACAGATATTGATAGTTTGGAGACCGAAAGAGgacaattaaaagaaaaattaaaatcatttggaAAAAAGACGATGATATCAACATCTGGGGGAGATATTTCAGTAGGAAATTCCTCGTTTATAGCTGCAGGCATTCAAACTGCAAGTGATAAATTGTTGATGCAAGAAGTAACATTACTCAAAGAAGCTCTAAATAATGAGCATCtgcaaaaaaggaaattattgtCTGATTCATTACGTATAAAACTGGAAAATTTAAAACCGTTGACATGTATGAAAAATCCGGAAACTACAGATGcaaatatcaatgaattagaaaagaaaaccaatAATCTTCTAAAA gATATCCATAATGTAATAACGTTCCCCACCGTACCTGACTTGACACGTAATAAAGCGTCTTCAACAAAAACGCCAGTACTCGAAAAATCAAAAcctatatatcaattattacaaCGACAAATATTGATTAAACAATACAAAGAAAAGGCTGATAGATTGGCA GGGGAAATACGTGAGGAAGCGGTTAAACGTAATGTTGGAGGAAGAGCAGAAGCTCATTTTGCTGTATTTCCAAATCGAGAAATGACAACAGCAATGCAAGAAAATCAGATACTTGCAGCGCAGATAAGTATTCCCTATAGTGGTCCAGAAAAAACACATACTATAGTTGTAGGAAAAAATGAACTTCGACAAGTTCACACTCTtttatgttattaa
- the LOC124949982 gene encoding dynactin subunit 1 isoform X3 — protein sequence MSYKVGQRVEISGKDCQGVIAYIGYPTFASGKWIGVILDEPKGKNNGTVKGQQYFKCPDNHGMFVRQGQIILLDESGNRTDLASPSSAGSSATTPDEGSAVRARSRLNSMSMRRRNEPTASRLSLVGSKTQFNTLCTENVPGSLHERKDGGETLIPAPTTTKRASFIEKSPSTSSPSGKKPKAQDDHNNTGFVETLKPQFVPGQVMAGSAATSNLVEEKLTHLQLMQENENLKAQVRDLNEKVETLRVKRIQDKEKMKDFEKTKLQLEQLLEFKVKVMESQASLQRDLQRAKQEAREAQAAREQYQDEMADLAETVEMATLDKEMAEEKAETLQIELEQLKEKLEEQTLDLEILRNEMSERASGGGGGSTTSVSSYEVKQLEQQNSRLRETLVRMRDLSAHEKHEFQKLQKDLDQKKSEILELGRTKEKLSARVEEMEHQIADLQEQVDAALGAEEMVEVLGEKKMALEQKVTELEEAVADLEALQDMSDQLAESSKELELELREELDLALGSARDAHRHRDAALETLADRELTITKFRELTYQLQEQCLQLQQRVQTTESTKSITRGAEQQLAEILDFQKTFAETRAQTKAVDLEIRRLDAEEAQSHVRYLLSFMSPAFLARGGDHDAILTLLLIPRMIRKTEILISQVRDKYNTTDKIDRVSIVKGHSVEQYAFRSRLCACMYALQTTLGCFESALNVCNPEALLKVGAAFPEMVAQEKSVDSLIELAKRDQLDENLSVDAVEKCCEYFSTMFSILFGGSASINQARLIVNGTRSLGSACDAIATDAAAIKVLIQGDTGDIGLLCQYAETTCEVIQQHLKSARRRVPRDHTGSLISANLGLDEDYSNQLFVCYQASVKIMKTLQILLKSALQAIVANGDLDTGLAADKLKDIAAIASEKVYDTEDIGPVATIKSSLTIMQQFAANLAQKMTECENDLAMTGPISHQQETNETIAPIILMAQIARKEAEETKILSRKLEARDSDIREARIALREKQEELSEMTLRKELAEKKFTTQQHEHELNVEKLTRKLEEAQNQLKRKEKEFEETMDHLQTDIDSLETERGQLKEKLKSFGKKTMISTSGGDISVGNSSFIAAGIQTASDKLLMQEVTLLKEALNNEHLQKRKLLSDSLRIKLENLKPLTCMKNPETTDANINELEKKTNNLLKDIHNVITFPTVPDLTRNKASSTKTPVLEKSKPIYQLLQRQILIKQYKEKADRLAGEIREEAVKRNVGGRAEAHFAVFPNREMTTAMQENQILAAQISIPYSGPEKTHTIVVGKNELRQVHTLLCY from the exons TTCTCGATTATCTTTGGTTGGCAGTAAAACACAGTTCAATACCTTATGCACTGAAAATGTGCCGGGATCTCTGCATGAACGTAAAGATGGTGGTGAAACACTAATACCAGCTCCCACAACAACTAAACGAGCATCATTCATTGAG AAGTCCCCTAGCACGAGCTCACCTTCCGGCAAAAAGCCAAAGGCCCAAGATGATCacaataat aCAGGCTTTGTTGAAACTCTGAAACCACAATTTGTTCCTGGCCAAGTAATGGCTGGTTCAGCTGCAACCTCTAATTTAGTGGAGGAAAAATTAACACATTTACAACTTATGCaagaaaatgagaatttaAAGGCTcag GTACGtgatttgaatgaaaaagtaGAAACATTAAGAGTGAAGCGGATacaggataaagaaaaaatgaaagattttgaaaaaacCAAACTTCAACTTGAACAACTTCTTGAATTTAAAGTGAAAGTTATGGAAAGCCAA GCCAGTCTTCAAAGAGATCTTCAGCGAGCAAAACAAGAAGCTAGAGAGGCACAAGCAGCCAGAGAACAATACCAAGATGAAATGGCGGATCTTGCAGAAACGGTCGAAATGGCAACGTTAGATAAGGAAATGGCAGAAGAAAAAGCTGAAACACTTCAAATAGAATTGGaacaattgaaagaaaaactagAAGAACAAACACTTGATTTGGAAATTCTTCGTAATGAAATGTCAGAAAgg GCatcaggaggaggaggaggatcaACTACAAGTGTATCAAGTTATGAGGTAAAACAGTTAGAACAACAGAATAGTAGATTACGTGAAACACTGGTAAGAATGCGTGATCTCTCAGCACATGAGAAACATGAATTTCAAAAGCTTCAAAAAGATTTGGATCAAAAGAAATCAGAGATCTTGGAATTAGGACGtactaaagaaaaattgtctgCGCGTGTTGAAGAAATGGAACATCAGATAGCAGACTTGCAAGAGCAA GTTGATGCAGCATTAGGTGCTGAAGAAATGGTAGAAGTATTaggtgaaaagaaaatggctTTAGAACAAAAAGTTACAGAACTTGAAGAAGCTGTCGCAGATTTGGAAGCTTTACAG GATATGTCTGATCAACTTGCTGAATCTTCCAAAGAgttagaattagaattaaGAGAGGAATTGGATCTTGCTCTTGGATCAGCTCGTGATGCTCATCGACATCGTGATGCAGCTTTAGAAACATTAGCAGATCGTGAACTCACTATAACAAAGTTTCGAGAGCTTACGTATCAATTACAAGAGCAATGTTTGCAATTGCAACAACGAGTACAGACGACAGAATCTACTAAATCTATTACGCGAG GTGCAGAACAGCAGCTAGCCGAAATATTAGATTTCCAAAAAACTTTTGCAGAAACTCGAGCGCAAACCAAAGCGGTCGACCTCGAAATACGACGATTAGATGCTGAAGAAGCTCAAAGTCATGTGCGTTACTTACTTTCATTCATGTCTCCTGCATTTTTAGCACGCGGTGGGGATCACGATGCAATCTTAACTCTTTTACTTATCCCACGGATGATACGTAAAACAGAGATACTGATTTCACAAGTTAGAGATAAATACAATACGACTGATAAAATTGACAG agTAAGCATAGTAAAAGGTCATTCTGTGGAACAATATGCTTTTCGTTCACGTCTTTGTGCGTGCATGTATGCATTACAAACTACTCTCGGATGTTTCGAATCTGCCCTAAATGTTTGCAATCCAGAAGCACTACTTAAAGTAGGAGCTGCATTCCCGGAAATGGTAGCGCAAGAAAAATCAGTGGATTCGTTAATTGAATTAGCCAAAAGAGACCAGCTAGATGAAAATCTTTCGGTGGATGCCGTTGAAAAATGTTGCGAGTATTTCTCTACAatgttttcgatattatttggAGGAAGTGCATCTATTAATCAAGCTCGCCTAATCGTTAATGGAACTAGAAGTTTAGGTAGTGCTTGTGATGCCATTGCAACTGATGCTGCAGCTATAAAAGTTCTCATTCAAGGAGATACTGGCGATATAG GACTTCTTTGTCAATATGCTGAAACAACTTGTGAAGTAATACAGCAGCACTTAAAGTCAGCTAGAAGACGTGTTCCTCGAGATCATACCGGAAGCTTAATAAGCGCAAACCTAGGATTAGATGAAGATTATAGCAATCAATTATTTGTATGTTATCAAGCTTctgtaaaaattatgaaaacatTACAAATTTTACTAAAAAGTGCATTGCAAGCTATTGTTGCAAATGGAG atttagaTACAGGTCTTGCAGccgataaattaaaagatatagcTGCTATAGCTAGTGAGAAAGTCTATGATACTGAAGATATAGGGCCAGTGGCAACAATAAAATCTAGTTTAACAATTATGCAACAATTTGCAGCTAATTTAGCACAAAAAATGACAGAATGTGAAAATGATTTAGCAATGACAGGGCCTATTTCACATCAACaagaaacaaatgaaacaATAGCACCAATAATCTTAATGGCTCAAATAGCAAGAAAGGAAGCAGAAGAGACCAAAATACTTAGCAG AAAACTCGAAGCACGAGATAGCGATATACGTGAAGCAAGAATAGCattaagagagaaacaagaagaatTATCCGAAATGACTTTGAGAAAAGAATTAGCGGAGAAGAAATTTACAACGCAACAGCATGAACACGAATTaaatgttgaaaaattaaCAAGAAAGTTAGAAGAAGCTCAAAATCAACTTAAACGGAAG GAGAAAGAATTCGAAGAAACAATGGATCATCTTCAAACAGATATTGATAGTTTGGAGACCGAAAGAGgacaattaaaagaaaaattaaaatcatttggaAAAAAGACGATGATATCAACATCTGGGGGAGATATTTCAGTAGGAAATTCCTCGTTTATAGCTGCAGGCATTCAAACTGCAAGTGATAAATTGTTGATGCAAGAAGTAACATTACTCAAAGAAGCTCTAAATAATGAGCATCtgcaaaaaaggaaattattgtCTGATTCATTACGTATAAAACTGGAAAATTTAAAACCGTTGACATGTATGAAAAATCCGGAAACTACAGATGcaaatatcaatgaattagaaaagaaaaccaatAATCTTCTAAAA gATATCCATAATGTAATAACGTTCCCCACCGTACCTGACTTGACACGTAATAAAGCGTCTTCAACAAAAACGCCAGTACTCGAAAAATCAAAAcctatatatcaattattacaaCGACAAATATTGATTAAACAATACAAAGAAAAGGCTGATAGATTGGCA GGGGAAATACGTGAGGAAGCGGTTAAACGTAATGTTGGAGGAAGAGCAGAAGCTCATTTTGCTGTATTTCCAAATCGAGAAATGACAACAGCAATGCAAGAAAATCAGATACTTGCAGCGCAGATAAGTATTCCCTATAGTGGTCCAGAAAAAACACATACTATAGTTGTAGGAAAAAATGAACTTCGACAAGTTCACACTCTtttatgttattaa